The following is a genomic window from Janibacter sp. DB-40.
GCCAGGTACTCACTGCTCCTCCTCGAAGGCCCGGCCGCGCACCTCGAGACCGTCACCGGGACCGAGGGGGCCGACGACGGGAAGTGGGGCGCTGACGGCGACGACGACGACCCGCACGTCCGCGCCGGTGGTCTGCACGCTGGCGGAGACCCCGCCTGCGAACCGGCTCGACAACGACCGGGAGATCAGCTCCCGGGCACGGCCTGCACCCTGCTCGGGCGTCGCTCCCTCCCGCGCCCCGTAGCGAGCCCCCTCGGCAGCACAGCTGATCAGGGTGTTGCGGACGTGCAGTGCCAGCCCGAGCTGGAGGACCGCGAGGAAGACGAACATCAGCAGGGCGGAGGTCAGGACGAAGTCGACGACCGCCGCCCCACTCTCCCCCTGGGCTCTGCGGGCAGCCGTCACGGGCCGTTGGCGACGT
Proteins encoded in this region:
- a CDS encoding TadE family protein; translation: MTAARRAQGESGAAVVDFVLTSALLMFVFLAVLQLGLALHVRNTLISCAAEGARYGAREGATPEQGAGRARELISRSLSSRFAGGVSASVQTTGADVRVVVVAVSAPLPVVGPLGPGDGLEVRGRAFEEEQ